A single window of Betta splendens chromosome 11, fBetSpl5.4, whole genome shotgun sequence DNA harbors:
- the LOC114865599 gene encoding CMP-N-acetylneuraminate-beta-galactosamide-alpha-2,3-sialyltransferase 1-like isoform X1 has translation MQPSSCCSWIRSFSSQSIMTTWQTPHQDTMTSWMSVLKLFTVLLCFMAATVFLKKPNSFLHIFQPADVDLCGKRLSKDDTWFMKRFKQSQELFLSDPFSLSEAAFHWWKLIHKDQCSLATFRDKVNALFQIFPPNPHVFEPRPEQCRTCAVVGNSINLKGSRYGRLIDHHHVIIRINHGRTKGYEADVGRRTTHRVMYPESSVHLDDTTRLILFPFELKDLEWLIRVFTTRFPGPKYNSVKTDITGNINLVTVLNPAFMKYVHESWLDSEGGYPSTGFMTLILALHICGDVDVFGFGADKDGNWSHYFEKLLNKSHKTGEHPGAYEYKVIKELAKKQKIQFYSGK, from the exons ACTCCTCATCAGGACACAATGACCTCCTGGATGTCAGTATTAAAGCTGTtcacagtgctgctgtgctTCATGGCCGCCACTGTGTTTTTGAAAAAACCCAATTCATTTTTGCACATCTTCCAGCCAGCGGACGTAGACCTGTGTGGGAAACGTTTATCAAAGGATGACACGTGGTTCATGAAGCGCTTCAAACAGTCTCAGGAGCTGTTTTTGTCAGATCCCTTCAGTCTGTCTGAGGCTGCGTTCCACTGGTGGAAA CTCATACACAAAGACCAGTGCAGCCTTGCCACATTCAGAGATAAAGTGAACGCCCTGTTTCAGATCTTTCCACCAAATCCACATGTATTTGAACCCAGACCAGAACAATGCAGGACATGTGCTGTAGTGGGGAATTCGATTAATCTAAAGGGGTCGCGCTACGGTCGTTTGATAGATCACCATCATGTCATCATAAG AATCAACCACGGCCGTACAAAAGGTTACGAAGCCGATGTTGGTAGAAGAACCACTCACCGCGTCATGTATCCAGAGAGTTCTGTGCATTTGGATGACACCACTCGCCTCATCCTGTTCCCTTTCGAGTTGAAGGACCTTGAGTGGCTCATCAGAGTCTTTACTACGAGATTTCCTGGACC AAAATACAACTCAGTAAAAACAGACATCACTGGCAACATCAATTTG GTAACGGTGCTGAACCCAGCTTTTATGAAGTACGTCCATGAATCGTGGCTGGACAGTGAGGGCGGGTATCCATCCACCGGCTTCATGACGCTGATTCTTGCCCTGCACATATGTGGCGAC GTTGATGTGTTTGGGTTTGGAGCTGACAAAGATGGTAACTGGAGCCATTACTTTGAGAAACTCTTAAACAAATCCCATAAAACTGGAGAACATCCTGGAGCCTATGAATATAAAGTGATCAAGGAGCTGGCCAAGAAACAGAAAATCCAGTTTTATTCTGGAAAGTGA
- the LOC114865600 gene encoding CMP-N-acetylneuraminate-beta-galactosamide-alpha-2,3-sialyltransferase 1-like, whose translation MDLFTVHFSLIKCRVFMFLLCFTVGAFVTCLWDVPVDFFRPQKSSPCSCSQCLTEGDPWFKDLINASPEPFLSRTHKTSEEEFTWWKQIQLEARNFTFFNSTVDDLFKVFPPVPDVVKSSPDRCRTCAVVGNSANLNGSHYGPLIDLHEIVIRMNGGRTKGYESDVGAKTTHHVMYPESAVNLDNNTHLVLFPFKIKDLLWLLQKFDPGNSRVNSRKIANKDLVMILNPAFMKYVHENWLGHKGLYPSTGFMALILSMQLCDEVNVFGFGADSDGNWSHYFEKLTDKRLHTGVHAGNLEYEFIRQLHKIKKIYLY comes from the exons ATGGATCTGTTCACCGttcatttcagtctcatcaAATGCAGGGTCTTCATGTTTCTCCTATGTTTTACTGTTGGCGCGTTTGTCACCTGCTTGTGGGACGTTCCTGTGGATTTCTTCAGGCCCCAGAAGTCGAGTCcttgcagctgcagccaatgTTTGACAGAAGGCGACCCGTGGTTTAAGGATCTTATCAATGCTTCTCCAGAGCCCTTTCTTTCAAGGACACATAAAACCTCAGAGGAGGAGTTCACCTGGTGGAAG CAAATACAATTAGAAGCTCGTAACTTCACCTTCTTCAACTCAACAGTGGACGACCTGTTCAAGGTTTTCCCTCCCGTTCCAGACGTTGTAAAGTCCAGTCCAGACCGCTGCAGAACTTGTGCTGTGGTGGGGAACTCTGCTAATTTGAATGGATCACACTATGGACCTCTCATAGATTTACATGAAATCGTCATACG GATGAACGGTGGTCGTACCAAAGGCTACGAATCAGATGTCGGGGCCAAAACCACTCATCACGTCATGTATCCAGAAAGCGCTGTTAATCTAGACAACAACACACATCTTGTGCTGTTTCCATTCAAGATCAAAGATTTACTCTGGCTTCTCCAGAAGTTTGATCCAGG AAACAGTCGTGTAAACTCAAGGAAGATAGCGAACAAGGATTTG GTGATGATCCTCAATCCAGCTTTCATGAAATATGTGCATGAAAACTGGCTGGGACACAAGGGCCTTTATCCGTCCACGGGCTTCATGGCTTTGATTCTGAGCATGCAGCTTTGTGATGAG GTGAACGTCTTTGGCTTTGGAGCAGACAGCGATGGAAACTGGAGCCACTATTTTGAAAAGCTCACAGACAAAAGATTACACACTGGGGTTCATGCCGGCAACCTTGAATATGAGTTTATTCGTCAACTACACAAAATAAAGAAGATCTATTTATATTGA
- the LOC114865601 gene encoding CMP-N-acetylneuraminate-beta-galactosamide-alpha-2,3-sialyltransferase 1-like, translating to MDLFTVHFSLIKCRVFMFLLCFTVGAFVTCLWDVPVDFFRPQKSSPCSCSQCLTEGDPWFKDLINASPEPFLSRTHKTSEEEFTWWKQIQLEARNFTFFNSTVDDLFKVFPPVPDVVKSSPDRCRTCAVVGNSANLDGSHYGPLIDLHEIVIRMNGGRTKGYESDVGAKTTHHVMYPESAVNLDNNTHLVLFPFKIKDLLWLLQKFDPGNSRVNSRKIANKDLVMILNPAFMKYVHENWLGHKGRYPSTGFMALILSMQLCDEVNVFGFGADSDGNWSHYFEKLTNKRLHTGPHAGNLEYEFIRQLHKIKKIYLY from the exons ATGGATCTGTTCACCGttcatttcagtctcatcaAATGCAGGGTCTTCATGTTTCTCCTATGTTTTACTGTTGGCGCGTTTGTCACCTGCTTGTGGGACGTTCCTGTGGATTTCTTCAGGCCCCAGAAGTCGAGTCcttgcagctgcagccaatgTTTGACAGAAGGCGACCCGTGGTTTAAGGATCTTATCAATGCTTCTCCAGAGCCCTTTCTTTCAAGGACACATAAAACCTCAGAGGAGGAGTTCACCTGGTGGAAG CAAATACAATTAGAAGCTCGTAACTTCACCTTCTTCAACTCAACAGTGGACGACCTGTTCAAGGTTTTCCCTCCCGTTCCAGACGTTGTAAAGTCCAGTCCAGACCGCTGCAGAACTTGTGCTGTGGTGGGGAACTCTGCTAATTTGGATGGATCACACTATGGACCTCTCATAGATTTACATGAAATCGTCATACG GATGAACGGTGGTCGTACCAAAGGCTACGAATCAGATGTCGGGGCCAAAACCACTCATCACGTCATGTATCCAGAAAGCGCTGTTAATCTAGACAACAACACACATCTTGTGCTGTTTCCATTCAAGATCAAAGATTTACTCTGGCTTCTCCAGAAGTTTGATCCAGG AAACAGTCGTGTAAACTCAAGGAAGATAGCGAACAAGGATTTG GTGATGATCCTCAATCCAGCTTTCATGAAATATGTGCATGAAAACTGGCTGGGACACAAGGGCCGTTATCCGTCCACGGGCTTCATGGCTTTGATTCTGAGCATGCAGCTTTGTGATGAG GTGAACGTCTTTGGCTTTGGAGCAGACAGCGATGGAAACTGGAGCCACTATTTTGAAAAGCTCACAAACAAAAGATTACACACTGGGCCTCATGCCGGTAACCTTGAATATGAGTTTATTCGTCAACTACACAAAATAAAGAAGATCTATTTATATTGA
- the LOC114865599 gene encoding CMP-N-acetylneuraminate-beta-galactosamide-alpha-2,3-sialyltransferase 2-like isoform X2, protein MKRFKQSQELFLSDPFSLSEAAFHWWKLIHKDQCSLATFRDKVNALFQIFPPNPHVFEPRPEQCRTCAVVGNSINLKGSRYGRLIDHHHVIIRINHGRTKGYEADVGRRTTHRVMYPESSVHLDDTTRLILFPFELKDLEWLIRVFTTRFPGPKYNSVKTDITGNINLVTVLNPAFMKYVHESWLDSEGGYPSTGFMTLILALHICGDVDVFGFGADKDGNWSHYFEKLLNKSHKTGEHPGAYEYKVIKELAKKQKIQFYSGK, encoded by the exons ATGAAGCGCTTCAAACAGTCTCAGGAGCTGTTTTTGTCAGATCCCTTCAGTCTGTCTGAGGCTGCGTTCCACTGGTGGAAA CTCATACACAAAGACCAGTGCAGCCTTGCCACATTCAGAGATAAAGTGAACGCCCTGTTTCAGATCTTTCCACCAAATCCACATGTATTTGAACCCAGACCAGAACAATGCAGGACATGTGCTGTAGTGGGGAATTCGATTAATCTAAAGGGGTCGCGCTACGGTCGTTTGATAGATCACCATCATGTCATCATAAG AATCAACCACGGCCGTACAAAAGGTTACGAAGCCGATGTTGGTAGAAGAACCACTCACCGCGTCATGTATCCAGAGAGTTCTGTGCATTTGGATGACACCACTCGCCTCATCCTGTTCCCTTTCGAGTTGAAGGACCTTGAGTGGCTCATCAGAGTCTTTACTACGAGATTTCCTGGACC AAAATACAACTCAGTAAAAACAGACATCACTGGCAACATCAATTTG GTAACGGTGCTGAACCCAGCTTTTATGAAGTACGTCCATGAATCGTGGCTGGACAGTGAGGGCGGGTATCCATCCACCGGCTTCATGACGCTGATTCTTGCCCTGCACATATGTGGCGAC GTTGATGTGTTTGGGTTTGGAGCTGACAAAGATGGTAACTGGAGCCATTACTTTGAGAAACTCTTAAACAAATCCCATAAAACTGGAGAACATCCTGGAGCCTATGAATATAAAGTGATCAAGGAGCTGGCCAAGAAACAGAAAATCCAGTTTTATTCTGGAAAGTGA